The Caballeronia sp. SL2Y3 genome includes a window with the following:
- the thrC gene encoding threonine synthase — translation MNYISTRGAGTGERHTFSDILLGGLAKDGGLYLPAEYPRVSADELARWRTLSYADLAFEVLSKFSDDIPADDLRSLTRKTYTAQVYSNVRHEESASQITPLKTLGVENGAPLSLLELSNGPTLAFKDMAMQLLGNLFEYALAKHGEQLNILGATSGDTGSAAEYAMRGKTGVRVFMLSPHRKMSAFQTAQMFSLQDPNIFNLAVEGNFDHCQDIVKAVSNDHAFKAKHKIGTVNSINWARVVAQVVYYFKGYFAATKSNDERVSFTVPSGNFGNVCAGHIARMMGLPIDQLVVATNENDVLDEFFRTGVYRVRGAAETYHTTSPSMDISKASNFERFVYDLLGRDPARVVQLFRDVEEKGGFDLAASGDFARVKQFGFVSGKSGHDDRVQTIRDVFERYDTMIDTHTADGVKVARENLKPGVPMIVLETAQPIKFGETIREALEREPERPAAFVGLEKLPQRFDIVPADAAVVKAYIAERT, via the coding sequence CCGGCACCGGCGAGCGCCACACGTTTTCCGACATCCTGCTCGGCGGTCTTGCGAAGGACGGCGGCTTGTACTTGCCGGCGGAGTATCCGCGCGTATCGGCCGATGAACTCGCGCGCTGGCGCACGCTGTCGTACGCGGATCTCGCATTCGAAGTGCTCTCGAAATTCAGCGACGACATTCCCGCCGACGATCTGCGCTCGCTCACGCGCAAGACGTACACGGCGCAGGTCTACAGCAATGTGCGCCACGAAGAAAGCGCCTCGCAGATCACGCCGCTCAAAACGCTCGGCGTGGAAAACGGCGCGCCGCTTTCGCTGCTGGAACTCTCGAACGGTCCGACGCTCGCGTTCAAGGACATGGCCATGCAACTGCTCGGCAATCTGTTCGAGTACGCATTGGCCAAGCACGGCGAGCAACTGAACATCCTCGGCGCGACGTCGGGCGACACCGGCAGCGCCGCCGAATACGCGATGCGCGGCAAGACCGGCGTGCGCGTCTTCATGCTGTCGCCGCACAGGAAGATGAGCGCGTTCCAGACCGCGCAGATGTTTTCGCTGCAGGACCCGAACATCTTCAATCTGGCCGTGGAAGGCAACTTCGACCACTGCCAGGACATCGTGAAGGCCGTGTCGAACGATCATGCGTTCAAGGCCAAGCACAAGATCGGCACGGTCAATTCGATCAACTGGGCGCGCGTCGTGGCGCAGGTCGTCTACTACTTCAAGGGCTATTTCGCCGCGACCAAGAGCAACGACGAGCGCGTGTCGTTCACCGTGCCGTCCGGCAACTTCGGCAATGTGTGCGCGGGACATATCGCGCGCATGATGGGCCTGCCGATCGACCAGCTCGTCGTCGCCACGAACGAAAACGACGTGCTCGACGAGTTCTTCAGGACGGGCGTGTATCGCGTGCGCGGCGCGGCGGAGACGTATCACACGACATCGCCGAGCATGGACATTTCGAAGGCGTCGAACTTCGAGCGTTTCGTGTACGACCTGCTTGGCCGCGATCCGGCGCGCGTCGTGCAACTTTTCCGCGATGTCGAGGAGAAGGGCGGGTTCGATCTCGCGGCGAGCGGCGACTTTGCCCGCGTGAAGCAGTTCGGCTTCGTGTCGGGCAAGAGCGGCCACGACGACCGCGTGCAAACCATCCGCGACGTCTTCGAACGCTACGACACGATGATCGACACGCACACCGCGGACGGGGTCAAGGTCGCGCGCGAGAATCTCAAGCCCGGCGTGCCGATGATCGTGCTGGAGACGGCGCAGCCGATCAAATTCGGCGAAACCATCCGCGAGGCGCTCGAACGCGAGCCCGAGCGGCCGGCTGCATTCGTGGGACTTGAAAAACTGCCACAAAGGTTCGATATCGTTCCTGCCGATGCGGCTGTCGTGAAGGCTTATATCGCCGAGCGGACCTGA
- a CDS encoding ABC transporter permease subunit has protein sequence MKPSRSLQITALGIGFAFLYIPIISLVVYSFNDSPLVTVWTEFSLKWYRALWSDDELINAAWLSLRIAFLTACASVVIGTWAGFVLARMGRFRGFTLYTGMINAPLVIPEVIQGISLLLLFVEMAKLIGWPAGRGIFTIWIGHVMLCISYVAIIVESRVRELNPSLEEAALDLGATPLRVFFSITLPLISQALVAGWLLSFTLSIDDLVLSAFLSGPGSTTLPLVVFSRVRLGLNPEMNALATLFIALVTVGVIAANVFMQRSERRRLAAVS, from the coding sequence ATCAAGCCGAGCCGTTCGCTGCAAATCACGGCGTTGGGAATCGGGTTCGCGTTCTTGTATATCCCGATCATCAGCCTCGTCGTGTACTCGTTCAACGACTCGCCGCTCGTCACCGTGTGGACCGAGTTCTCGCTGAAGTGGTATCGCGCGCTGTGGTCCGACGACGAACTCATCAATGCCGCGTGGCTGTCGCTGCGCATCGCGTTTCTGACGGCGTGCGCGTCGGTCGTCATCGGCACATGGGCGGGCTTCGTGCTGGCTCGCATGGGGCGCTTTCGCGGCTTCACGCTGTACACCGGCATGATCAACGCGCCGCTCGTGATTCCCGAAGTCATTCAGGGCATCTCGCTGCTGCTGCTTTTCGTCGAAATGGCGAAGCTGATCGGCTGGCCGGCAGGGCGCGGGATCTTCACCATCTGGATCGGGCACGTGATGCTGTGCATCTCGTATGTCGCGATCATCGTGGAATCGCGCGTGCGGGAACTGAATCCGTCGCTCGAGGAAGCCGCGCTCGATCTGGGCGCAACCCCGCTGCGCGTGTTCTTCTCGATCACGTTGCCGCTCATCTCGCAAGCGCTCGTCGCGGGCTGGCTGCTGTCGTTCACGCTGTCTATCGACGACCTCGTGCTGTCGGCGTTCCTGTCCGGACCGGGATCGACTACGCTGCCGCTCGTCGTGTTTTCGCGCGTGCGTCTCGGCCTGAATCCGGAGATGAATGCGTTGGCGACGCTCTTTATCGCGCTGGTGACGGTGGGCGTGATCGCGGCGAACGTCTTCATGCAGCGCAGCGAGCGGCGGCGGCTCGCGGCGGTGAGTTGA
- a CDS encoding phospholipase A — MFLVFGLSTGTAAHATVAVLQPAREAAATQPLELTLLYTDDDSKPLTVDVPKQLTVRLTNGDLPPAPLALARDPKTPDRLRLAPGQYRRVRYSAPWPDSARGTIKIDPVGFDASPMLVTLNRGEDQMQVVAAEKRETQAATPTQLASAAAVANTSAVPTTTTDTMLSGRFSTFEPIYFADGHNGDNLAKFQFSFKYRLHLPDDPRSRGFLDNLYFAYTQTSIWDLSAPSAPFRDTSYQPQLFYYVQDTGWKSPLFTRMGVTAGIGHESNGRSGAESRGINIAFVRPTWDFGDINSNHLTLSPKFYYYLSKSDNQDIADYRGYVDFLVKYGSPDGWQLATTLRKGTKHWYGSVDSQLTYPLAKLIGSAWGGYVFVSYFNGYGEDILDYNQRHHWIARIGYSIAR, encoded by the coding sequence ATGTTCCTTGTGTTCGGTCTCTCGACCGGCACCGCCGCGCACGCGACCGTCGCCGTGCTGCAACCGGCGCGCGAAGCGGCGGCCACGCAGCCGCTCGAACTGACGCTGCTCTACACCGACGACGACAGCAAGCCGCTCACCGTGGACGTGCCGAAGCAACTCACCGTGCGCCTGACCAACGGCGACTTGCCGCCCGCGCCGCTCGCTCTCGCGCGCGATCCGAAGACGCCCGACCGCCTGCGGCTCGCGCCGGGACAGTATCGGCGTGTGCGCTATTCAGCGCCGTGGCCGGACTCGGCGCGCGGCACGATCAAGATCGATCCTGTGGGCTTCGATGCCTCGCCGATGCTCGTCACGCTGAACCGCGGCGAGGATCAGATGCAGGTGGTCGCCGCGGAGAAGCGCGAGACGCAAGCCGCGACGCCGACGCAACTCGCAAGCGCGGCGGCCGTTGCGAACACGTCCGCCGTACCGACCACGACGACCGACACCATGCTCTCGGGCCGCTTCTCGACCTTCGAGCCGATCTACTTCGCCGACGGCCACAACGGCGACAATCTCGCCAAGTTCCAGTTCAGCTTCAAATACCGGCTGCATCTGCCCGACGATCCGCGCTCGCGCGGCTTTCTGGACAACCTGTATTTCGCGTACACGCAGACGTCCATCTGGGATCTGTCGGCACCGTCCGCGCCCTTTCGCGACACGAGCTATCAGCCGCAGCTTTTCTACTACGTGCAGGACACCGGCTGGAAGAGCCCGCTCTTCACGCGCATGGGCGTGACGGCGGGTATCGGGCATGAGTCGAACGGGCGAAGCGGCGCAGAGTCGCGTGGAATCAATATCGCCTTCGTGCGGCCAACGTGGGATTTCGGCGACATCAACAGCAATCACCTGACGCTATCACCGAAGTTCTATTACTACCTGTCGAAGAGCGACAACCAAGATATCGCGGATTATCGCGGCTATGTCGATTTCCTCGTGAAATACGGCAGCCCGGATGGCTGGCAGCTCGCGACGACACTGCGCAAGGGCACGAAGCACTGGTACGGCAGCGTGGATTCGCAACTGACCTATCCGCTCGCGAAGCTGATCGGCAGTGCGTGGGGCGGCTATGTGTTCGTGAGCTATTTCAACGGCTACGGCGAGGACATTCTGGACTACAACCAGCGACATCACTGGATCGCGCGGATAGGCTACAGTATTGCCCGCTGA
- a CDS encoding ABC transporter permease subunit: MMMNVLKRIGVSGRTAVIAGPYLWLLLLFFVPFLLVVKISFADSELGIPPYTQLVAMKDGVMNIALDFSHYAFLLTDSLYFATYMNSLLVAAVSTVLCLLIGYPMAYYIARSNPATRNVLMMAVMLPFWTSFLIRVYAWIGILKNNGLLNSFLMSIGLIHTPIELYHTNIAVYIGMVYSYLPFLVMPLYAHLVKMDLTLLEAAYDLGAKPWKAFVQITLPLSKNGIIAGCLLVFIPAVGEYVIPELLGGADTLMIGRVMWNEFFDNADWPMASAVTCAMVLLLLVPMALFQHFQAKQLEQNR; encoded by the coding sequence ATGATGATGAACGTGCTCAAGCGCATCGGCGTGAGCGGGCGCACCGCGGTCATCGCCGGGCCGTATCTGTGGCTGTTGCTGCTGTTCTTCGTGCCGTTCCTGCTGGTCGTGAAGATCAGCTTCGCGGACAGCGAACTCGGCATTCCGCCGTACACGCAACTCGTGGCGATGAAAGACGGCGTGATGAACATCGCGCTCGATTTCTCGCACTACGCGTTCCTGCTGACCGACAGCCTGTACTTCGCGACCTACATGAATTCGCTGCTGGTCGCGGCGGTTTCGACGGTGCTGTGCCTCCTGATCGGCTATCCGATGGCGTATTACATCGCGCGGTCCAATCCGGCCACGCGCAACGTGCTGATGATGGCCGTGATGCTGCCGTTCTGGACCTCGTTCCTGATTCGCGTGTACGCGTGGATCGGCATTCTCAAGAACAACGGACTCCTGAATAGCTTCCTGATGTCCATCGGCCTGATTCATACGCCGATCGAGCTGTATCACACGAATATCGCCGTCTATATCGGCATGGTGTATTCGTATCTGCCGTTTCTCGTGATGCCGCTCTACGCGCATCTCGTGAAGATGGACCTGACCTTGCTCGAAGCCGCCTACGACCTGGGCGCGAAGCCGTGGAAGGCGTTCGTGCAGATCACGCTGCCGCTGTCGAAGAACGGCATCATCGCGGGATGCCTGCTCGTGTTCATTCCGGCGGTGGGCGAGTACGTGATTCCGGAACTGCTCGGCGGCGCGGATACGCTGATGATCGGCCGCGTCATGTGGAACGAGTTCTTCGATAACGCCGACTGGCCGATGGCTTCTGCCGTCACGTGCGCGATGGTCCTGCTGCTGCTCGTGCCGATGGCGCTTTTCCAGCACTTCCAGGCGAAGCAACTGGAGCAAAACCGATGA
- a CDS encoding DUF1289 domain-containing protein, which yields MSSILHDLPDSPCIGVCSTLFDEVCKGCGRTAGEVSNWVFLSDEEKRGIWERITREATAMRFRNDKV from the coding sequence ATGTCTTCGATTCTTCACGACCTTCCCGACAGCCCTTGCATCGGCGTGTGCTCCACGCTTTTCGACGAAGTCTGCAAAGGCTGCGGCCGCACGGCGGGCGAGGTCTCGAACTGGGTGTTTCTGAGCGACGAGGAGAAGCGCGGGATCTGGGAGCGGATCACGCGCGAGGCAACCGCGATGCGGTTTCGCAATGACAAGGTGTGA
- a CDS encoding ABC transporter ATP-binding protein has product MSEQSSALKAAPKSGRPQPGSAVSGPGTDDNFVQVVNVVKKFGETVAVRGVDLSVKKGELFALLGSSGCGKSTLLRMLAGLESVTEGQILIDGEDLAKMPPYRRPVNMMFQSYALFPHMSVESNVAFGLKQEGVKGGELKDRVENALQLVQMAQFAKRKPHQLSGGQQQRVALARSLVKRPKLLLLDEPMSALDKQIRQRTQMELVNILDKVGVTCIMVTHDQEEAMTMANRLAVMSEGRIVQLGTPHDVYEYPNTRFSAQFIGSTNLFDGTVVEDEPDHIFVESAELPVRLYVSHGITGPLGMPVTISVRPERIALTRKPPEGAFNWGRGKISNIAYMGGYTLYHVTLESGKTVVANLSSLAIGEIESPTFDDEVYVRWSASAGVVLTS; this is encoded by the coding sequence ATGAGTGAGCAGTCGAGCGCGTTGAAGGCAGCGCCAAAATCGGGCCGGCCGCAGCCGGGCAGTGCGGTATCTGGTCCGGGCACGGACGACAACTTCGTGCAGGTCGTGAACGTCGTCAAGAAATTCGGCGAGACGGTGGCCGTTCGGGGCGTCGATCTGTCGGTGAAGAAGGGCGAGCTTTTCGCGCTGCTCGGCAGTTCCGGATGCGGAAAGTCGACGCTGCTGCGCATGCTCGCGGGCCTCGAATCCGTGACGGAAGGGCAGATTCTGATCGACGGCGAAGACCTCGCGAAGATGCCGCCTTACCGCCGGCCGGTCAACATGATGTTCCAGTCCTACGCGCTCTTTCCGCACATGAGCGTGGAGTCGAACGTCGCCTTCGGGCTGAAGCAGGAAGGCGTGAAGGGCGGCGAGCTGAAGGACCGCGTGGAGAACGCGCTGCAACTCGTGCAGATGGCGCAGTTCGCGAAGCGCAAGCCGCATCAGCTTTCCGGCGGCCAGCAGCAGCGCGTGGCGCTCGCGCGCAGTCTCGTCAAGCGTCCGAAGCTGCTTCTGCTCGACGAGCCGATGTCCGCGCTCGACAAGCAGATTCGCCAGCGCACGCAGATGGAGCTCGTGAACATTCTCGACAAGGTCGGTGTCACCTGCATCATGGTCACGCACGACCAGGAAGAAGCGATGACCATGGCGAACCGCCTCGCCGTGATGAGCGAAGGCCGCATCGTGCAGCTCGGCACGCCGCATGATGTCTACGAGTATCCGAACACGCGTTTCTCGGCGCAGTTCATCGGCTCGACGAATCTCTTCGACGGCACGGTGGTCGAAGACGAGCCGGACCACATCTTCGTGGAATCGGCGGAACTGCCGGTGCGCCTGTACGTGAGTCACGGCATCACCGGGCCGCTCGGCATGCCCGTGACCATTTCGGTGCGTCCCGAGCGCATCGCGCTTACGCGCAAGCCGCCCGAAGGCGCGTTCAACTGGGGGCGCGGCAAGATCAGCAACATCGCGTACATGGGCGGCTACACGCTCTATCACGTGACGCTCGAAAGCGGCAAAACCGTGGTCGCGAATTTGTCCAGCCTCGCGATCGGCGAGATCGAATCGCCGACATTCGACGACGAAGTCTACGTGCGCTGGAGCGCGTCGGCGGGCGTGGTGCTGACGTCATGA
- a CDS encoding polyamine ABC transporter substrate-binding protein, translating into MLLPLGASAKDTQLNVYNWSDYIAKDTIPNFTKQTGVKVKYDNYDSDDTLQAKLLTGNSGYDIVVPTSNYAGKQIAANIFAPLDKSKLPNLKYLDPTLMQLVAGADPGNKYAVPWAYGTTGLGYNVDKAKQILGANAELNNWDILFKPENISKLKACGVSVLDAPDQMFAAALHYIGKDPMSTNPADYREALAMLKKIRPYITQFNSSGYINDMVGGDVCFTYGWSGDVVIAKHRAVEAKKPFKIDYYIPKGGAPIWFDVMAIPKDAKNKEAAHEWINYIETPQVHAAITNGVYYPSANLEARKYVSKDVADDPAVYPPQDVLKTLFLLKPLPPEIQRLQTRLWTEFKSGR; encoded by the coding sequence ATGCTGCTTCCGCTCGGGGCATCGGCGAAAGATACGCAACTCAACGTGTACAACTGGTCGGACTACATCGCCAAGGACACGATCCCGAACTTCACCAAGCAGACGGGCGTCAAGGTGAAGTACGACAACTACGACAGCGACGACACCCTGCAGGCCAAGCTGCTCACGGGTAACTCGGGCTACGACATCGTCGTGCCGACGAGCAATTACGCCGGCAAGCAGATTGCCGCGAACATCTTCGCGCCGCTCGACAAGTCGAAGTTGCCGAACCTGAAGTATCTCGATCCCACGTTGATGCAACTCGTCGCGGGCGCGGACCCCGGCAACAAATACGCGGTGCCTTGGGCGTACGGCACGACCGGCCTCGGCTATAACGTCGACAAGGCGAAGCAGATTCTCGGCGCGAACGCCGAACTGAACAACTGGGACATCCTCTTCAAGCCGGAGAACATCTCGAAGCTGAAGGCATGCGGCGTGTCGGTGCTCGACGCGCCGGACCAGATGTTCGCGGCCGCGCTGCACTACATCGGCAAGGACCCGATGAGCACGAATCCGGCGGACTATCGCGAAGCACTCGCGATGCTGAAGAAGATTCGCCCCTACATCACGCAGTTCAATTCGTCGGGTTATATCAACGACATGGTCGGCGGCGACGTCTGCTTCACGTACGGCTGGTCGGGCGACGTGGTGATCGCCAAGCACCGCGCCGTCGAGGCGAAGAAGCCGTTCAAGATCGATTACTACATTCCGAAGGGCGGCGCGCCGATCTGGTTCGACGTGATGGCCATTCCGAAGGACGCGAAGAACAAGGAAGCCGCGCACGAGTGGATCAACTACATCGAGACGCCGCAGGTCCATGCCGCGATCACCAACGGGGTGTACTACCCGAGCGCGAATCTGGAAGCGCGCAAGTACGTGAGCAAGGACGTGGCGGACGACCCGGCGGTGTATCCGCCGCAGGACGTCCTCAAGACCCTGTTCCTGCTGAAGCCGTTGCCGCCCGAGATCCAGCGTTTGCAGACGCGGCTCTGGACGGAATTCAAGTCCGGCCGCTAA
- a CDS encoding Nramp family divalent metal transporter: protein MNTNPSALAQLSASKSGAPSRPGTRDVPPRRPRGRWYSFAGAGALVAVGYMDPGNWATALSSGARYGYQLLFVVLLASLMGMLLQWVASRVGVVTGRDLAQLCRERYSRRTTILLWLACEVAIIACDVAEVVGSAVALQMLLGVSLTVGVLMSAVGTFAMLALQSRGKRPLQRAVTALILFVSLCFVIQLALAHPAWHEALAGFAPPRALIRDAGMLWLAAGVLGATVMPHNLYLHSSLVRDHAADRDDEAIGDALKGVNIDTFASLGIAFIVNASLLIVAAAVFHAGGHAEVDDLADAHRLIAPLVGSHWAGIAFASALLACGLNATVTGTLAGQAVMEGFLNLKVARWARALLTRGLAIGPALAAVASFGQHGSNSLLVATQVVLSVQLPLAVIPLVRFASDAGLMGRWRVARVPLVLSWGCAGVIVALNAAMLWQAATGH, encoded by the coding sequence ATGAACACCAATCCGTCCGCGCTTGCTCAACTCTCCGCCTCGAAGTCCGGCGCACCGTCGCGCCCCGGCACGCGCGATGTCCCGCCCCGGCGCCCTCGCGGCCGCTGGTATTCGTTCGCCGGAGCCGGCGCGCTCGTCGCCGTCGGCTACATGGACCCCGGCAACTGGGCGACGGCGCTTTCCAGCGGCGCGCGTTACGGCTATCAGCTGCTCTTCGTCGTGCTGCTCGCGAGCCTGATGGGCATGCTGCTCCAGTGGGTCGCCTCGCGCGTCGGCGTCGTCACGGGGCGCGATCTCGCGCAGCTCTGCCGCGAACGCTACAGCCGCCGCACGACCATCCTGCTGTGGCTCGCGTGCGAAGTCGCGATCATCGCGTGCGATGTCGCGGAAGTGGTCGGCAGCGCGGTTGCGTTGCAGATGCTGCTCGGCGTCTCGCTCACGGTAGGCGTGCTGATGTCGGCGGTCGGCACGTTCGCGATGCTGGCGCTGCAAAGCCGCGGCAAGCGGCCGTTGCAGCGCGCCGTGACCGCGCTGATCCTGTTCGTGAGCTTGTGCTTCGTGATCCAGCTTGCGCTCGCGCATCCGGCGTGGCATGAGGCGCTGGCAGGCTTCGCGCCGCCGCGCGCCCTGATCCGCGACGCCGGCATGCTGTGGCTCGCGGCCGGCGTGCTCGGCGCGACCGTCATGCCGCACAACCTCTATCTGCACTCGTCGCTCGTGCGGGACCATGCGGCGGACCGCGACGACGAAGCCATCGGCGACGCGCTGAAGGGCGTGAACATCGACACGTTCGCGTCGCTTGGCATCGCGTTCATCGTCAACGCGTCGCTCTTGATCGTGGCGGCCGCCGTCTTCCACGCGGGCGGCCACGCCGAAGTCGACGATCTCGCGGACGCGCATCGGCTCATCGCGCCGCTCGTCGGCAGTCACTGGGCGGGCATTGCGTTCGCGTCGGCGCTCCTCGCGTGCGGACTCAACGCGACGGTGACCGGCACGCTCGCCGGCCAGGCCGTGATGGAAGGCTTTCTGAACCTGAAGGTGGCGCGCTGGGCGCGGGCGCTGCTCACGCGCGGGCTGGCGATCGGCCCCGCCCTCGCGGCGGTCGCCAGCTTCGGCCAACACGGCTCGAACTCGCTGCTCGTCGCCACGCAGGTCGTTCTCAGCGTGCAGCTGCCGCTCGCGGTGATCCCGCTCGTGCGTTTCGCTTCGGATGCCGGGCTCATGGGCCGCTGGCGCGTCGCGCGGGTGCCGCTCGTGCTGTCGTGGGGTTGCGCGGGCGTGATCGTCGCGCTCAATGCCGCGATGCTCTGGCAAGCGGCGACGGGCCATTGA
- a CDS encoding ABC-F family ATPase, whose amino-acid sequence MLSTANITMQFGPKPLFENISVKFGEGNRYGLIGANGCGKSTFMKILGGDLEPSSGNVMLEPNVRLGKLRQDQFAYEDMRVLDVVMMGHTEMWAAMTERDAIYANPDATDDDYMRAAELEAKFAEYDGYTAEARAGELLLGIGINIADHNGPMSNIAPGWKLRVLLAQALFSKPDVLLLDEPTNNLDINSIRWLEDVLNQYNSTMIIISHDRHFLNQVCTHMADMDYGTLKIWPGNYDDYMLASTQARERQQAANAKAKERVADLQDFVRRFSANKSKARQATSRLKMIDKIKIEEFKPSSRQNPFIRFDFEKKLHNIAVVADSITKKYDRTIFQNFNLSVQPGERIAIIGENGAGKTTLLKALKGALELDGGTVKWAENANVGYMPQDTYEEFPKDETLTEWVDQYRQEGDDDQMVRGTLGRLLFNADDIKKNVKVLSGGEKGRMIWGKLMLGRHNVLLMDEPTNHMDMESIESLQIALDKFEGTLIFVSHDREFVSGLANRIIEVKTDGTLRDFGGNYEDFLASQGIQ is encoded by the coding sequence GTGCTGTCTACCGCCAATATCACCATGCAATTCGGGCCCAAGCCCCTCTTCGAGAACATCTCGGTCAAGTTCGGCGAAGGCAATCGCTATGGCCTGATTGGGGCGAACGGCTGCGGCAAGTCGACGTTCATGAAGATTCTGGGCGGCGATCTCGAACCCAGTTCCGGCAACGTCATGCTGGAGCCGAACGTGCGTCTCGGCAAGCTGCGTCAGGACCAGTTCGCGTACGAAGACATGCGCGTGCTCGACGTCGTCATGATGGGCCACACCGAAATGTGGGCCGCGATGACCGAGCGCGACGCGATCTACGCGAACCCCGACGCCACCGACGACGACTACATGCGCGCCGCCGAACTCGAAGCGAAGTTCGCGGAATACGACGGCTACACCGCCGAAGCGCGCGCGGGAGAACTGCTGCTCGGCATCGGCATCAACATTGCCGACCACAACGGCCCGATGAGCAACATCGCGCCGGGCTGGAAGCTGCGCGTGCTGCTCGCGCAGGCGCTGTTCTCGAAGCCCGACGTGCTGCTCCTGGACGAGCCGACCAACAACCTCGACATCAACTCGATCCGTTGGCTGGAAGACGTGCTCAACCAGTACAACTCGACGATGATCATCATCTCGCACGATCGGCACTTCCTGAACCAGGTCTGCACGCACATGGCGGACATGGACTACGGCACGCTGAAAATCTGGCCGGGCAACTACGACGACTACATGCTCGCGAGCACGCAGGCGCGCGAGCGTCAGCAGGCCGCGAACGCCAAGGCGAAGGAACGCGTGGCCGACCTGCAGGACTTCGTGCGCCGCTTCTCGGCCAACAAGTCGAAGGCGCGCCAGGCCACCAGCCGCCTGAAGATGATCGACAAGATCAAGATCGAGGAATTCAAGCCGTCGTCGCGGCAGAACCCGTTTATCCGCTTCGACTTCGAGAAGAAGCTGCATAACATCGCGGTGGTGGCCGACAGCATCACGAAGAAGTACGACCGCACCATCTTCCAGAACTTCAACTTGAGCGTGCAGCCGGGCGAACGAATCGCGATCATCGGCGAGAACGGCGCGGGCAAGACCACGCTGCTCAAGGCGCTGAAGGGCGCGCTGGAACTGGACGGCGGCACGGTCAAGTGGGCGGAAAACGCGAATGTCGGCTACATGCCGCAGGACACGTACGAAGAGTTTCCGAAGGACGAGACGCTGACCGAGTGGGTCGACCAGTACCGTCAGGAAGGCGACGACGACCAGATGGTGCGCGGCACGCTCGGCCGGCTGCTGTTCAACGCGGACGACATCAAGAAGAACGTGAAGGTGCTGTCGGGCGGCGAGAAGGGCCGCATGATCTGGGGCAAGCTGATGCTCGGCCGCCACAACGTGCTGCTGATGGACGAGCCGACGAATCACATGGACATGGAGTCGATCGAGTCGCTGCAGATCGCGCTGGACAAGTTCGAAGGCACGCTCATTTTCGTGTCGCACGACCGCGAGTTCGTGAGCGGGCTGGCGAACCGGATCATCGAAGTGAAGACGGACGGCACGCTGCGGGACTTCGGCGGGAACTACGAGGATTTTCTGGCGAGCCAGGGGATTCAGTAA